CAGATTAAATACAGTTTATGTCACGAGTGTCGTGAATGAGGGCTGTTTGAATGAATCGAGGAGGAAAGAAAATGTCTTACTGGCAATCCATCAGAGCTGCGGGTCCCAGCAAACACAGAGCCGAATCCACCTTGACCCAGCATTGGGCCCTTTATATACGCATCTGCAACAATCACACGATCACAAGAAATGAGAAAACAGGCGACTACAAGACTGTTCCTGTAATCATCATCAGTGAATGAACATGTCAATGGCAAATCACTTAATTCAGCCATGTCTTGAGAATCAGCCTGACCTTCAGCAGAGCGTTTGGTGGGTCTGGGATCTTCATCCTCCGAGCTctgtctcttcctcttcctttgaGTCGACTCAGAAGGCACAGGACAGATATAGCCAGGCCGGGTCGGGGTTGACAGTGCTTTCTGAATGTGGTCTCCACACTGTCTCCCAGCCTCCTGACCAGCAGCCATCTGGGTTAAAACAGCAGTGGATCTGGAGCGACCCAAAGCTGAGAGAGCACCACTTCACTGTTTCACACTGTTTGACTTTCTTCTGCTTTTAATGAATTTCTTCAAATAAATCAGCTCAACAATGTCTTGAGGTTTGTTAACCGTGGTATAAGTGGAATAATCGACTCTGGTCagattattattgaaaataatgcaCATCCGAGATGAAACCAATCATGTGAAGTGACACATAATACACTTTTTATAAAAAAGGTACAATATGTGCTTATTTCACTAGTGTTCGAGATAAATCTGCTAAACTGCACAGCGTTATTAATGTAAGGGCAGTCTAACAATACAACttcaaaccaaacaaacaaatatgaaaaattaaaacaCTCACCTTGTCTTTCGCCCATGTGAGCCATCGAAAATATCCTTAATATCTCTCCTTCACAATGAGAAAAGAAATAATAGATAAGAAAAAGAAATAACACCTGAaaccaaataaatcaaataaaactctCCTCAGAATAATCTAAACTCAGAAATGCTCCGAACTCCTTCAGACATAAAAGTGTGTCTCGAGAGTCTCGTCTTCAAACACACAACAATCAGAAACAGAAGACTTCAGATTTTTATAGCTGCAGATGGAACTTACAGGTTGCTATAGCAACTCAGATTCGATTCACGCACAATCGAGCTCGCGCTGCAGACTGTAGCATGATGTCCTGTAACGTTACTTTCGTGACGTAATGTGCGCCGACTGGTGagatatctgtaaaataaaacctttacaaagttatttttttaagagctgGAAAAAATATGTTCACTGAgataatgattattataaggttattatagcgttaggggtgggctaatggggctggagccccgaatgttttcagtaaagccccgaatatttttattaccaccatgccatcaatgagttttcatgcccaataaagtaatttatattagaatttaagtaaatatctctcgactctcACGTCCACAGTGTCTGTACTTGTAAATTTACCCAAGTAAGTAACGCGTTGTCATTCAAACCcgacgaaaaccgcccactgagtctagtgcttctgactgacatggAAACTGGCCAACCAgcgatgagcgtctgtacgatccagccaatgaaatgagatctTTTGGAGCCAGGCGGTTTGAtggcgtgtagtattttactagatcaattcatttgaaaattaaaatggatatttcaaaattaatcttcttcttcttcaaaaaaggaAGTAACCCCTCCCCCCagccaaaacacttgaacaccaaGATACatcagcttcaggtatctgtaacttttaatcatattattatatttatttttaggtgtgtttatttttaaaatgtgtctgaattaacgttacattttgaacatctaacagttaacggttgcgcagcatagtctttaggacacacacagacacacacacgcacacacactttttctgaatgaatcatccgtttctaacgaatccattgattaaatgactGACCGACTCACTGTCTCactcattaaggcagtggcatgccgccacctagtggcaaagtaccattcaattttttttttttttcataatttcatatttctgtattccaaattttatatttgatacatttgcctcataaaattatttatgcaatttgtaagtGCTGTGTAAGTGCTCCTTCAAAAATATAAGTGTATAGAGCCCTGCGTTTATAATTATACTTGGCTTTAAGTGTACATAAACACAGAGATAAAGTCCTTTGACCAGATATCTTTGTAGAGTAAGAGTGTGTCAGTGCACTGCTTAATGTTTGCTTCTTATCCCTGTTCTACCAGGACGAGTGTAGCCAGTCAGGCttgattggaaaataaaataaaacagagacagagacaaaaaaaaagtgagatagagacacaacatcagcatatgtgtcaggatacaagagataaactttaaataaaatgttttaaatttgtttttttgtttttattgtttttgtatattttaaaaaaggtaaatctttctgatttattaaaataaaaagtcacattcatgtatttttctgggctaagcccaggatctccactcaccctagaaccacccctgctGAAACTTAAACTTTCACAGCTCCGATATTAATATTATgagaaataataaacaaattacacTTGCACAATTACATTTGCAGGCAGCGCATACTTTGTGATCAAAATGAacctaaaatacaaaatattaagccTGATTATTGATAGAAAAAATTCAGATCCAAAAGCATAAACAATAGGCCTAATTGAAAAGGTCTTTGCTACTGTAGCCTCCTCACAGCTTGTGGAGATGTTcaagttccctttcataggtcacttcaatgctgcggtgacgtcaccactatgggaacaccttcggtgtgacgaatgtctgaagccctatacaaTCCCGCCAAACCTATTGGACAAATAGCGCTTGTCACAGCTCTACGCATGCGCACGAATCGTATACCTGGGTGCCgtgcgccatttcgctcagatttcattccttcagggaagcgaatcatctgtgccctaagactcatctcgcgttctccagcggtTTCTAcgagcagtgtttaactcctTAACTCCTccgcgatgagtcaacgaaaggtaagagccgtataatgggtttatcacaaagaggcactcatgagagattcgttAGCAGCCTTCTTtacatgttctctctgtgatagcctacggctatggttaaaaaaaaaaaataataaaaaaaaaaataaaggtatcCGCGCTCTGTAGTGTATTTCTTAAGTCGCCTCGtgtctaacccccaccgttcgcttctgtggtcgccgaggccccgcacgaggtgttgTTTGGGGCGAgatgtgcggcttgactatgaatacagtgatgcactggagtttttccacttgctcgctctccccCACTCGAGCGTGTTAATCAGAGCAGATTTGCTTTTTCTACTATGTTTGTCTAACTGCGGCTTCgaactcagagtaggctctggcCGGCATAcgcggttctctccctccgagtggacaggagaaacgcgcctCCCCTTCCTCAGTGAGCTATTTATGTGGCTATCCGCGTGGTGGATAAACTATCGCCACCCCCAACCCCCCCGCCCCCATGAGCCGCTACCCTTCTCACGGTCCTCCACCAAGAGTTTTTGAGGTCCTGGAAGCAACCTTAATCAACACGTGTCACGAACGCCGCCATGTCAGTGACATGACTGCTATTATACAGTGATGCCGTGttgactacctctctagccgaacggatcACGCCGAACTCGGCCGCGGCCTAAGTCTCGTCGAAGGCATATCGAGTCGTGTCTAATTTCGGCAAATTTACTTCTCTTATGGCAGTTCTTAGCGAAAAGCCTCTCGTTCTCaacccccacgctctaacattgactgtcttgcagcaaaggcacctcgagcgTCATTGAACTGATCAATCATTTGAGctccccctcagacactctgcacaattcagtcttcagagtttgagAGACGGCACAAGAGGCTGGCaaagatggccagtttatgacggctcacacagctgccgcgttctcgctagcggcgtggcccgatgtttatcttgttggatgaaatcctgccgtggacacgcttcaggattaaaCACAACGAAACGTAGCGAGTTTGGCGGATGCGCTTTCCttcatgtttaatttaaagtttacGTCACTCACTGACTGACATTTTcctaaccagaaaaaaaaaatcagattgcCCTGCTCTGCCTCTGATTGGCTAGTACTAGGTCAGAGCCAATTAGAAGCAGGACGTGGGTGGGAAAAAACTCTGCTGTCTACTGTGTGTATGGGGAAAAGGGAGGGACAGAGAGAACAGGCTAGAACTACGTTTAAATAACTTATAGAAACGATCTGCTTCATAACTTATTATGGAgctggaaacaagcccaaataagTAACTACACATTAGAAACAAGCACCTCCCCCATTTTtaagcacttccgtttctgatgcgcagactcaaactgccatcgttaatcttgcagagacggcgagcttgagcggggagttctttggcgtgagtgagcaggagtaagtattctgattaattattttgtatatagggctgggtaccgaacttcgatacctttatggtatcgaacgaaaaacttcgatactatgagtatcgaacaattatttatctttcggtgccaaatttcggttccaaaaaccaagcggccgtgtttttttttttttttgccaagcggctgtgtctgtgtgagcttgtagcatatgTGCATGTAAGGACCTAAATTCGCCGTGAATGGCTGTCGACCACCACGTGACTTGACTGGGAGGATTTTTGAAGATACTCGtagtcacacaacacaagtgtagttgttttttctcaaaacgtttccgttttACGATGTCAAaaggtctaaagtgtggctacacttttttaaaagtggatgccgagtcagcaaagtgcaacatatgcgataagagtattgcaaccaaagccggcttgccctccctccctgtttagtttggtctactccattgcgtatcttgaaacacgccccctaTCACGTtgtctaaaaaacagagagagagacagattgatccggtacagcgaatttctctaagcagcaggccactgtatacgttcacttaaaacataaccgactgtgtttacgagaatacttgcagagacaattactttgatataattgtgtgtatgtgttcattcagaagctaCGAAacgcgaaagatgaattcattatCTGTAcacgcattgtctgaaatgctgctcgtaGCGCATGCTTTGAATGAGTGAGTGCAAGCTCAACGCGCGcgaattgtttaaaacgcttgaatcagcaatatttagaaacgaGTGCAAACGATCAGCTATGATaccgtttcaccccttcaagcgagtgaacaacgcgaagcaagttaggaattttacattactattcacgatagcccatcggactggaaaacacaatagcctcGGGACGTGGAGGTAgcgattttgcgagccctgcacctcagatctatccagtttgtgaaatACTGATTTGcacactggtttcgttaaacaaaataaataattattttaaaagattgactcaaaagaatcatcggttcactaatcggatcatgaacttgccaaagattatctattattgaacatcttgaatgaataaagacttcaagttcatctgtaaagcacataaagctatcgtttgagtttataaacttcaatTTCAAGCATGATTTGTATGGACCtgataactgaatgcaaagtgtgagttctagaataatgtttgtgtcttgatgagcaaGTATAGCTCACTAGGAGtagctaaatgaacagctgttgttcatttttttttatttttattttttttttttttatggaggaTCAGTTGccatattggttaaaatccccaaactgtttacttaaatattaaattaataaatgacatcaaaacaggagcgtttgcgttatgatgtggtgggctgctgtgggccagaaagtccagggccactttttggtcccagtctgcCCCTAAATggcgcacccctatccaaaaagcacaaccagttgtattaataatgttatcctgagtgtgaagtgttaccagaaattgttttaattaaggtgaaaaataaaagttttgtgtttcatgtatttgtgttgatgttgaaatggattttaaaacatatggtatcgaaaaaaggatcgttaggaaccggtatcgaaactgaggtatcgaaattggcaccggatcgaaagattttgaacaatacccagccctatttgtatagtattttaaaatgtaacgccagtacgccatattaagttaattgcctacgagcttctcctcctgtctgtacggtaatgcgacagagagtcgagtggttatgatgcaatcgttagcctatttttacaaaaactgtttctacggggccataatgtaacaaagaaggtaatggagcactttatacattgtcgtgtatctttagaaataaataatggacaaacggagtctttaaacgcctcagatgtaaagttattcgctgtcaaagtgacgccaaaatgaatgggagtcaatgggatgctaactcaagtgaagttctgctacaagatggcggcacgcagccgacttcaacttccggttgagttccttgccgcctgtgTATAACAAGCGGACTTGGCATCACTGGTTTTGAAACGCCTACTGATCGCTAGTGACGCCTGCTGGTCAAAACTGTGtacatgcaaacaaataaaacacttcaGGCTAAACCATGCTTACACCGCTTCATAAGCACATTTTATTGaaagttaaatacattaaatgcaataaaaataataaaataccattAAATATGAAATGCCTGTATAGTAtgtagttttaaaaatgttttatattcattAGCAGGGCttgctttatttgtttataaagagGCCAGCTAGAGACTATTAACTACTTCACATCCTTTTAATTTCTCAGATGTCTcattaaaatgtctaaaaattgATGAAACTGATCCGAGATCAGGTAAACTCATAGACTATAAAAACACTCATAGACACTGGTTCAGTGGTTCTCAATGTACTCGCCTGATTGACGGATTCACAGAGATCACCCCCAGAGCCGAACCATTGAAATTTCAGCTacattcttaaagggggggtgttttttacactgttaaagagttggattcccatgctaaacatggacaaagtttcaaaaattaagttgtacgtttgaaggagtatttttgttccaaaaatacctcttcctgtttgtcacaagtttcggaaagtttttttcgagtatggctctgtgatgttagatggagtggaatttccttatatgggtcctgaggcacgtctCCCAGAAGAGCGCgagctcccgtagagcagagcactgataGCAAaacagagcgattcactgatcagagcgagagcgtcgcgaaatgtcacaaaagaagtgtgtttttggttgccagggcaagacaaccctgcacagattaccaaaaaaaacagcattaagggaccagtggatggagtttatttttacagagcatcaacggagttgtgcaagtgtttgtgtttgttccctgcatttcgaagatgcttgttttacaaacaaggcccagtttgacgccgtatttgcatatcgtttattccttaaggataatgcagtcccaacgaaaaagggtcacgatcgtgtgttggaacagcaggcggtgagtaaaactgcttcaaatatctctgtgttgttaacttagctatcggcgcgtaagcacatcaagtaaacaacatgcaatgttggcatcaaactgcactttccacatgtacagcttaaaaaaaaaaaaaaaaaaaaaagacgacataaagtggaacttagtcattttccaaaaccgctaagcaaatatatacagtttcagtacataccacatagagacgtcattgctgatgctgctcttgttaaatttcagcctctggatctgattctggatcataaatatacgttgaatctgactgttagccatggtttgttttggatgatgggttttccgacacggtaatgtcacagcttccaaacgctctcaacgcaaaagtctactggcgctcgtgattctttagctccgcccacacgtcacgcctccagccgctcgtgtttttccgggaaaaattggtacagactatctttctcttatgaataaatactttttgtagttatgaaggatgcagtactactctatatgtactcaagattaacaggatattgagtgaaaacgagcatttcacccccctttaaactcAAAAATGCTGTCTTTAGAGGACACACTCcaaggaaggcatcaaggcacttCTGTATCTTCATCTAagagctgggcgatatggccaaaaaaaaaaattcacgattttttttttttcatatcagttgatatcgataattatcacaatataagtcaaatctttatttttctCCAGTTTAAAGCTAAATTTATGTTCTAAAGTTaaagttgtagaaaccagacCATTAACGTTTCTTTACAAAATACATATctaaatagaaaaatgtatttcttggTCTTCTGCATGTTCTAATGAGTGATTTTGTTTAAAATCCAGAAATAGGTTTGGGTTgcctgataatattaataataaaaccacttctttgtctcttagaaatgcacattAGGATGCAGTggtaacatttttgtttattaaaatcagTAGCATCTATAAAAATAATACCAACCTTTTAtaaggtttttatatttattctgaaaaagtttttttttttttacttaatgaaaTTCAGTGTGAATATCCCACATTTCTGTCACAATCCCATGGTGCAGTGAGTGTTACCATGGTAAATGATGGCAATGTTTAGATTGAAAAGCCTTCTGGCTGTCTCGTTTGTTGCTcagtgtttctcctgtttggctttaaactagtttaaataaCACAGTCATTTATAAAGGTAAAGCAATGACTacaatatttgcatatatttatatttatatttgcagGGCAGGAGTTGTGGAAGTGTACATAAGACTgtgagtttaaattaaatttgcatgcacAAGAGAAGATTTGTAAAGGTGTAAATCGTGTTTCAAGCGTAAGAAAAAAtgatttgcagcattttactgtCACTCGTAAGTGTCATTCATGTtttgtgaaactgcagcttcatgctaaCGCAAAATAAATCTGATTTGCATTCTTCTGACGACTTCTGCTACATTGAGATCCTCTcatcaactttatttttaacaagcTGTGACAATGAGATGCTATTATGGTTTTTattaagatttagatttttagattcagttaaaggttattttatttcaaataacagaAATGTTTTCTGTAGGTTTCAgttaagtaattaaataattCCTAAGGTTTTGATGTTTTTGTCTCTTCATGCTGGTTTAGGCTCAGTCTGGAGCGGATCTCTGTAGCATCAGGACTCTGGTTTGAGCCGGCGCTGCGTGTCCAGCTCCTCCAGCATCCACACAGAGCCCTCAGTCACGCTCCAGAGTGAAGCACAGCATTACAAAACACATGAAACGCCTGCTGTCCACTCGTCCTCACTGCAGGTGTCCAGCTGTCTCTGCTGCTCCTGTGTCCTGCACTCCTGCTCACACTATGTTCACAATTACAGACAGTTACCTACATTGATCCTGACAGGACAATCCAACTGTCCAATCAACACGGAGTCATTGAGAtgagtgtgctgtgattggccaccTGTGGAGCGTAACCAGGGATGCTGTTCAATGTCCTGTAAGCTGGGACGCTCGTCCGCTGCTGCTCTAAGACACCATCTAATCAACTGACGGCAGTCTGTCACATACAACACAGTACTTGAGCAACACAACATCAACTTCTGCTCGCTCCGGCCCTGATTTCTGACTGTGAACAGCTGCATGTTTGCCATCTCTTGCCTGCAGACAGGTGACTCGGGAAGCGCAGTCTGCGAACCCTCCGTGCGCTTTGGAAAGGTAGAGAGCCGCACAGGAGCTTGTAGAGCGTCACACCCAGCGACCAAGCAGTGGCTGCTCCGGCACGATAGCTGTGGGAACGAAACCACTCCGGAGGGGCGTATGAAAGAGTGCCTGAGAGACCCCAGAAGAGCAAGAGATCAGCTCAAACGCTTCCAGTCCAAAACACACACTTCCACAGAGATCTCCTCCTGACCAACCTGCAAACTCTTCATACTGCGAGTCCTTCAGGAGGTGTCCGCAGCCAAAGTCCAGCAGCTTGATCTCGCTGGTATCGGTGCAAATGAGCAGGTTCTGTGGCTTGACGTCCCGGTGGAAGACGCCGCGGCTCTCGCAGTGTTTGAGAGCGTCGATGAGCTGCAGCAGCACCTTCTTGGCCTGGCTCTCATCCAGACAGCCGTTCTCCTCACAGAAACTGTGGAGATCCTGGCAAGGATCCGGCCGTTCCAGGATCATGACGTAGCATTCGGGATGGTCAAACCACTCCAGCAGCTTCAGGACACTGGGACAGACAGGAGCTGAATTGACTCGGGTCATCAACGCGACCTCCAGCGGCAGCAGACCCTGACCTTCCTGCAGCGGCAGAGACAGCAGACCCTTGAGTCATCGCTAGAGGCCTGAGTGTGGCTTTATGTGTGTATCAAACCCTACATGTGACTGAACTTACAACTTCCACGTCCTCGTGCTCCTCGTCTTTAGTCACGTACTTGATGGCCACCTGCAGACAGATGAACCACAGTATTTTACACCTGCTAATGATGACAATAACCTCAAGCTCCGTACAGATTAAATACAGTTTATGTCACGAGTGTCGTGAATGAGGGCTGTTTGAATGAATCGAGGAGGAAAGAAAATGTCTTACTGGCAATCCATCAGAGCTGCGGGTCCCAGCAAACACAGAGCCGAATCCACCTTGACCCAGCATTGGGCCCTTTATATACGCATCTGCAACAATCACACGATCACAAGAAATGAGAAAACAGGCGACTACAAGACTGTTCCTGTAATCATCATCAGTGAATGAACATGTCAATGGCAAATCACTTAATTCAGCCATGTCTTGAGAATCAGCCTGACCTTCAGCAGAGCGTTTGGTGGGTCTGGGATCTTCATCCTCCGAGCTctgtctcttcctcttcctttgaGTCGACTCAGAAGGCACAGGACAGATATAGCCAGGCCGGGTCGGGGTTGACAGTGCTTTCTGAATGTGGTCTCCACACTGTCTCCCAGCCTCCTGACCAGCAGCCATCTGGGTTAAAGCAGCAGTGGATCTGGAGCGACCCAAAGCTGAGAGAGCACCACTTCACTGTTTCACACTGTTTGACTTTCTTCTGCTTTTAATGAATTTCTTCAAATAAATCAGCTCAACAATGTCTTGAGGTTTGTTAACCGAGgtataagtggaataattgactctggtcagattattattgaaaataatgcacatcccagatgaaaaaaaatcatgtgaagtg
The nucleotide sequence above comes from Carassius gibelio isolate Cgi1373 ecotype wild population from Czech Republic chromosome B16, carGib1.2-hapl.c, whole genome shotgun sequence. Encoded proteins:
- the LOC127974297 gene encoding serine/threonine-protein kinase pim-2, with protein sequence MAAGQEAGRQCGDHIQKALSTPTRPGYICPVPSESTQRKRKRQSSEDEDPRPTKRSAEDAYIKGPMLGQGGFGSVFAGTRSSDGLPVAIKYVTKDEEHEDVEVVSSVTCRV